A window from Leptothermofonsia sichuanensis E412 encodes these proteins:
- a CDS encoding glycosyltransferase family protein, translating to MTDPSTQSCCFLLESSPSPIYQRITAGYKHALENRGHRVLYFEPGQYLDFDDALKHLLDILALQTVDYFLVFDNSPLSTFYLQASNGFVFEKNEAILIFIHHDNIWSYLASTEGEPGSNLLEGWYRVEQRSIHFCLEYSNYIDLRTLGFNWVHPISHGSEFQRKDASAYQHDVLFVGHVLPGIQDVFDRFESLPFSHLVAADFWARLAALDKPIAPSAIAYASQYGSVGSPAFIQPRSLYHYVINLLSPCFRGELIKRLNPQFDIHIMGGDPGYISGSPRDRRIEQQNIAYYPPTGDAQATREAYASSKINLNITSIQFDDAVVNRVIDVGAVGGFILTDRRSDLSQITTVSQEISYGSMNELNHKIDYYLTHEKERIEVSDQLHQDVISRCTYDRLVEFIFSKLNSMEKLDAEAICVDLGCGTRKPEGFIGVDTFPAPNVDIVADLNRSFPFPDSSVDYVRAYDVVEHLENRIHTMNEIWRICKPGAFVDIRVPSTDGRGAFQDPTHVSFWNLNSFKYYAIEFPTYLDLCQRYGFQGWFSIVKLGHEPETPDGVVYVGAVLKAVKSDDFLNQDFTERFNLNSLNLILFPDWSQSGEALYQELGAVLHVLGTHPQRQKMTLLVDRGNFPETTESSLEAILYDLALNLLLTNGIDIASDGPAISLVENLSWHEYKLLIQQISGRIPLSQENQEILTAFGIEDLPVCSLETLKKGELLVDELA from the coding sequence ATGACAGATCCATCGACCCAATCCTGCTGTTTTCTGTTAGAAAGTTCGCCAAGTCCCATCTATCAGCGCATTACAGCAGGATATAAACATGCCCTTGAAAACCGGGGACATCGAGTCCTTTATTTTGAACCCGGGCAATATCTTGATTTTGACGACGCCCTGAAACATCTGCTTGACATCCTGGCGTTGCAAACCGTTGATTACTTTCTGGTTTTTGATAACTCGCCCCTCTCCACCTTCTATTTACAGGCATCTAATGGCTTTGTATTCGAAAAAAATGAAGCCATCCTTATTTTTATCCATCACGATAATATCTGGAGTTATCTGGCATCTACAGAGGGCGAACCGGGGAGCAATCTTCTAGAAGGATGGTACCGCGTTGAGCAGAGAAGTATCCATTTTTGCCTTGAATATAGCAATTACATTGACCTGAGAACCCTGGGGTTTAATTGGGTTCATCCGATTTCTCACGGATCTGAATTTCAACGAAAAGATGCTTCTGCCTATCAGCATGACGTGTTATTTGTTGGGCATGTTTTGCCTGGCATTCAAGACGTTTTTGACCGCTTTGAATCGTTGCCTTTCTCCCATCTGGTCGCGGCTGATTTTTGGGCACGGCTCGCTGCTCTCGACAAACCGATCGCCCCATCAGCTATTGCCTATGCCAGTCAGTATGGCTCTGTGGGCAGTCCGGCGTTTATCCAGCCGCGATCGCTTTACCATTACGTCATCAATCTTCTATCCCCCTGTTTCCGTGGCGAACTGATCAAACGGCTAAATCCACAATTTGACATTCACATTATGGGGGGAGATCCGGGCTATATCAGCGGCAGTCCGAGAGACCGCAGAATTGAGCAGCAGAATATTGCTTACTATCCACCGACCGGGGACGCCCAGGCAACCAGAGAAGCCTATGCCAGTTCTAAAATCAACCTGAATATTACCAGTATCCAGTTTGATGATGCGGTCGTAAACCGGGTAATTGATGTTGGTGCAGTTGGTGGGTTTATATTGACCGATCGGCGCTCCGATCTGAGTCAAATTACAACTGTGAGTCAGGAAATTAGCTATGGCTCAATGAATGAATTGAATCACAAAATTGATTACTATTTGACTCACGAGAAAGAGAGAATTGAAGTCTCCGATCAGCTCCATCAAGATGTAATCAGTCGTTGCACCTACGATCGATTGGTTGAATTTATCTTTTCAAAGCTCAATTCTATGGAAAAACTAGATGCCGAAGCAATCTGCGTTGACCTGGGATGTGGCACTCGCAAACCGGAAGGGTTCATTGGGGTGGATACATTTCCTGCACCCAACGTCGATATTGTGGCTGACTTAAACCGCTCGTTTCCGTTTCCCGATAGTAGTGTTGATTATGTTCGTGCCTATGATGTGGTTGAACACTTAGAAAATCGAATTCATACAATGAATGAGATCTGGCGAATCTGTAAGCCTGGTGCATTCGTTGATATTCGAGTTCCTTCAACCGATGGTCGTGGAGCATTTCAGGATCCGACACATGTTAGCTTTTGGAATTTGAATTCATTTAAGTATTATGCAATTGAATTTCCAACCTATCTTGATTTGTGTCAGCGGTATGGATTTCAAGGGTGGTTCAGTATTGTTAAATTAGGGCATGAACCGGAAACACCGGATGGAGTGGTCTACGTCGGGGCGGTCTTGAAAGCCGTAAAATCCGATGACTTTTTGAATCAGGACTTTACGGAACGATTCAACCTCAACTCCCTGAATCTGATCCTTTTTCCAGACTGGTCCCAGTCAGGAGAAGCGTTGTATCAGGAATTAGGTGCCGTCCTGCACGTTTTGGGTACCCATCCCCAGCGCCAGAAAATGACCTTACTGGTTGATCGGGGTAATTTCCCTGAAACAACTGAAAGTAGTCTGGAGGCGATTCTGTACGATCTGGCGCTCAATCTGTTGCTCACTAATGGGATTGATATAGCCAGTGATGGACCGGCAATTTCCCTGGTTGAAAATCTGAGCTGGCATGAATATAAACTTTTAATTCAACAGA